The Sparus aurata chromosome 10, fSpaAur1.1, whole genome shotgun sequence genome includes the window GTCTCTGGAACAAAAGACAACAGTCATATGTTATGATTGTATAGTGATCATTTGACCTTGGTTGACATCATCCCTGCCAATGGAATTTCTAATTTCTGAATGGCTGACATAATTCTGAGCCCCACAGAGTGCTGACGGTGACGTGACAGGACTTTAAAATTTGGGCGAGGTGGGATTCAACATTCATTTGTAGAATTTGTCACCATTAAAAATCACATGCTCTCATCTGTCATATGATGTCAATCTACAGTGTATTGAAGGGGCCAAGTACAGCCTGATCAACAGTGGCACACATCAACCACCCCAATATATGTTTCATTACCACAGTTTGATCAGTTCTGCATAAGATCCACTGCTTGACTGAGATCCATCATCCTTCACCCCAAGGCCAggatagagaggctgagtgaaatGTGGTTTTTACTTTGTGGAGCAGAGCCAGTTTTGTAACACTGATGCTATAAAAGGACAAAGTACCTGCCTCGTAATCCAGGTACACTCCGACCCTGGAGGTTCGATAGCCTGACACTGATGTGCTTGCACTATTGTGTCGGAAAGAGTAACCTTGCTGGGAGCAGTCTAGACTCCAtgacttgttgttttttccaaacTCTGAGTCATGTGAGGATGGTTGACTGATGTCTTTGTATGACACCGCCACAGACCAGGTACTACCACTCCAAGTGACCTCCCAGTAACATCGCCCTGACAAACTCTCGCTGCACAACACCTGCCTGATATTCTTCCCGACATTCATCCACCTACGTGAGTATGTATCGAGATAACAATTGGCATTTTTTTCACTCGTCGCCCGCCGATTTTCTTGTGAAATGGTCAAATATTCGGAGACTGTGTTCTGATCCAGTGTTAGAGGACAGCAGTCTGACAGAAgaacaaaagaggaaaacaaattcAATCAACCTTTTGATATTTAGATTATGATTAATACACTGGCATACAGAGTATTCACCCTCTTGGATGTTTTCCCCTTTTGGTCAACATAATTTGGCTCTTTTGACAAAAATGTCTTCAGTGCAAGTGCAAATGTCAATTCATTAAAAACTGATTGTAGtataaagacacctgtgtctGAAGGTCCAATCACTGGTTAATCAGTATTTCTGGTTATAATTACACTATGAAGGCAAAAGAACACTACAGACAACTCTGTGAAAAGGTTATTGAAAAAGTATAAGTTAGgggatggatacaaaaacatGTCCAAGTCACTGAACATCCCCTGGAGTTCAGATACATCTATCTAAACTCAATGACCATACAACCTAACAAGAAGGAGACCAGTGAAAGAGACCAACAAGACACCTACGACTTCTCTGAAAGAGTTAAAAGCCTCAGCAGCTGAGATGGGAGAGGCTCTTTATACATGTGTTGCTCAGGTTCTTCATCAGTCAAAGCTTTGTGGGAGAGTGGCAAAGAGAAAGCCACTGTTGAAGAAAGCTCACATTAAATCTCTGCTAAAGGTCACCCAAAGGCATGTGGGAGACTGACCGTATTAACCATGATTCCATTTTCAAAAGCGACAAAAGGGGAAACCATCTGAGGTGGGTGAATACGTTTTAtagaaactgtgtttttaaatgtgaagaataaaatgttttactcaCAGCGTAACACGTCTTCTCTGGCCTTTGGTTCAGGTGGCATCACAAAATCTGTATAagacactgtaaaaaaatatttgaataataataataataaataccaCTGAACCTGAATGAAACCACTGTATACCCCGGGGTTTTTATATACTGTAAGGCTCACAGAAtgcagcttttgcacacctgTGGATTGACAGGTACGTAGGAGAGCAAAGGCcaacaaaatcaggaaaaaactCCTGCACACTGTTGGCTTCACTTGCAATTAattttaataacaatattttcGGTAGTCAGACGATCGAGTAACCTGATTAAGGGAGCTGAGAACCAAAACATTGTTATTTAAATTCATTGCAAGTGTATTGAAGAGTGTGCAGgaatttttttctgatttaaaaataaataaataaaaataaaaaaaaggtaccTGTTTTAGAGATCCCGGGCCATTTTTCATTCAACAGCCTTTTTATATCACCCCTCAGCTGAGACACACCGTCAGTCACAGCTTTGAACGAACGTTTAGGACAAGCAAAAGGACCAGCACGCACATCTGGATTTTCacaggagatggagagggacTTAAAAGTctgcaatgaaataaaataatttcaaatttGCACTTTTTACACATTTGTCAAAGTTTTTGGTCCAAAGTATAATAGATCAATAGTTAACTTTTGGTTAACTAAGACTGAAGTTGAGTGAGCGCTTTGGCTTGTTTCATCAGTCAGGATtgacacaacataaaaaattATACAGAGTAACAAAATaccaaaaaacagacacaattGCTCCTCTCTGGTCCTGTACAGTTTCTCTGGTACCTGAATGAAGTGGATGTGGTCGTCCACATGAGAAAGCTGTTCCAGTTCAGAgtccctcctcctcagcttgGTGATCtcgtcctccagctgcagctgcagctgtttggCCTGAATGACGGCAGTCTTCTCCTGACTTTGCATCAGCTGCTTTACCAGagtgtgttttatctttatGGAGGTGATCAGCTCATCAAAGATCTTGTCGCTGGTCTTCACTGCAGTCCCACTACAGCTCTGTTCATGCAAAGACAGTAGGTTTTACAAGCACACCTTGCCAGAGATCAAAACCTGAGACTTCTTCTTCTATAGGGATCAATAAAGACACAGGATCAAATCCTGAAGTCTAACATCCACACCTTGTACTCCTTCAGAGCTTGGATCAGCTGATTCAGCTCCTTTTCTCgctccttttctctctgctgaaCTTTCCTTTGACTCGCAGTCAGCCGTTTCTGAAATAATAGTACACGGTTTTGTTGATCAGTCAGTACTTATTCTATTATTTCATTCACAGGTGGTAATTGGTAATGCAATTTGGAGTAAAACAATAAGAAACTTGTCAATATGTCCGACTGCAGACCTTTCTGATTTTCTTATCGTCCACAGTCAGTTTTATAATTACtcttcatctgtgtgtttgcttctACCTGTTCCTCagccctctctgctgcagctgacactgtacGGTGGTATTTATGCTCATCTATAATGCACAGATAACAGATGCACTTCTTGTCCGTCTGGCAGTAGATCTCCATCAGCTTGTTGTGCTTCGTACACATCTTCTCCTGCAGTGGGATTGTAGCAGAGACCAGCTGGTGCTTCTTCAACACAGGAACACTGTAGTGAGGCTCAATGTGAGTCGGACAGTAAGACGCCAGACACGTCAGACAGGACATGGTGGCTTTGTTGGATTTGGTCTCAGAGCAGAAATCACAGGCAACATCTGACGGGTCGGCACAGGCCACAGCAGCAGGGGGAGGAGCCTGCTGGGTGCTCGTCTTCTTCAGATTTAGAACAACCTAGAGGCAACAACATGGAACGTGAATGTACAGGTGTAGCACGGCTTCTCAACTCTCTCAATCAGTCACTCAATATGtatctacctacctacctacctacctacctacatttaatttttttttacctgtagCCAAGACTGTAATTGGCTGATGGTAGCTTCTTTTGATTCTGAATAGAACCCAATTCATGGGCATATAGACTTTACTTAAGGACAGTATGCAAGTTTCAAGTTAGTTTTACTGTTCATCAATCAGAGCTTTTAACCCGAAAGTACAACTACATAGAAACATTTATAAATagaaatgtgtgaataaatgagAAGGTAAATAATAGGTACAATTACGTATTTCTTGTGTCATTTAATGTGTGATTCATCCATTGCCAGTTGAAACAATGTGTTCAATGAGCTGCTGGGAGGTGTGGCGCGTTTCAGACACGGAAGTAGCCAGGATGcacccgaaaaaaaaaaacaggctttcACAGCAATGAGGTGACAAAGTGAGGCTTTTtacaatcaaaaaataaatacaaatctaaTGTAATGCTTAATTTACAAGAAGGCGCCAATTAGTTAGAATCCGTTGTAGCCGTTTGACGCAGCAACTCTTAAAATTACACAAGTTGCAATCAGAGTCTGGGATATTCGCCGTCACTGCATGACTAAGTGACTGCACTTCCAGCCATACGTTCGTATTCAGAACTAAACCCTTCCTACCTCAGCCAGGATGTTGTTCTTCCTCAGCACAGGCCTCTGACTGAACTCCTCTCTGCACTGAGGACAGCTGTactttcctctctgcttctcctggTCCCAGCATCCCTCAATACACACTTTGCAGTAagtgtgtccacagggaatggTGACCGGCTCCTTAAACAGCTCCAGACAGACTGAACAGCAGAAATGACTCTGGTCCAGGTCTATGCCCTGCTGCATCTGCTGCTCAGCCATGTTGACGAGTGTGCAGTGAAGAGAACTCCTAAGTTTGGTCTTGTCTAAAGCTGCTTCCTACTGTGGCAGGTCATCCAAGAGCAGCCAATGAACATGTTTATTGGTTCCATTAAGTCACATGACAAAGAGGGCAGTGCTTCAATCACACACCTGTGCTGATCCCACTGTGTATCAACACAGGTGGGTTAAATAACACAAGCACATTTCTAATGACAACACTGCAGGAAAACAGCTCTCTGAAACAGTTTTGACACAATAAACTGAACATCATGGTCTTTATGTAGGTAGGGTTTATTGCAGGACTGTTGTATTAGACTGCATTtctccttaaaggtgcaatatgactcattttgtttatgGCAAAACAGGctaaatgaacaaactgtctttgttttaatgactgaatgaattcaATTAACAACACaattatattgttttacttatatttggcggaccctgacaCTTTTCTACCTCTACATAGGGAccttattgttttttgtttgtattattacatcattGATATTATACAGTTcgatttcttctccaaaactacacagtgcgcctttaaatgtaaaaaaaaaaagaaaaaaaaacttaaccaGTTTAAATATCATAACAGGTCCTTCATCTTTCCCAGATAGGTTTTGATTAACAGAAGAATTTATTACAAAGTTCATAAAATTATCATTCTATCATTCATATCATCTGCCAAACATATTGTAGGTGGCACAACAGAAAAGCCAAAACTCatcaagaaagaaaatcaactgatggaaagtaaaacattatTCAGCATCTTGACAGTGTAAAAGAATTCGTTACAGACAGTTTGAGATTATTAATCACTTTCAATTTATGATAAAAGTAAATCACATGAGAGTCTAATAATGTAGGAATTCATAATAAATGTCTTCAAACTGTTTTGACTCGTTATTACATTTCATCAACAACAGTTTTCAGATATATACTAATTATTTACCCTGTATTGCTAAAACAACTACCCCACTGATACTCAACATGCAGCCCATTGTTTCCTAGTCAACCAGCTGCTCCACTCTGTTTACTGTcgatgtttgtttattgtttgttttgatctgCTGCAAACCCAGATTGGCTCCAGACAGCGCTCGCTGCCTTCTGCACGGCCTCCAATGTCGTCTCTGCTCCTTCAGCTGCAGTATATCTTGTCCGACCTCCCTTTGCCAAAGTGCTTTGTATAAACATGGTAtacaaagcactttgtaaaccacgtttttaaaagtgctatacaaataaagttattatttactccatcatcatcatttccatccatccatcaattttcttccttttatcCGGGGCccggtcgcgggggcagctgtctgagcaggaaCACCCAGACTttcctctccccggacactgcctctaGCTATTTTCAGGAGGATCCCAAGGTGTTTccaggccagccgagtgacattgtcactccagcatgtcctgggtctCCTCCTGGCAgggcatgccaggaacacctcccgaggaagGCGCCCAGGGGGCATCCGGTACAGATACCCGAGCCaactcagctggctcctctcgatgtggaggagcagcggctcaaGTCCGAGCTCCTCCTGGGTgccagagctcctcaccctatctctaagggagcgccctgccaccctgcgccgagaaattctgtccataaaaataatgaacagaactggtgacaaagggcaACCCTAccagagtccaacatgcactgggaacaggtgtgacttactgccggcaacgtgaaccaagctcctgctccggtcgtacagggaccacACAGCCCTttacagagggcctccgaccccatACTCCCGAAGCACCTCcaacagaatgccacgagggacacggtcgaacgCCTTCTCCAAGCCTACAaagcacatgtggactggttgggcaaactcccatgaaccctcgagcaccctgcggagggtatagagctggtcaaGTGTTCCAcagccaggacgaaaaccgcattgttcctcctgaatccgaggttcgactaacggccgaattctcctctccagtaccctggaatagactttcccagggaggctgaggagtgtgatcgcTGATAGTTGGAACACATCCCCCGgcccccctttttgaatagagggaccaccacTAGTCCTCCTCCTTGAACTTTTCCctgacccgagtttttgcttcagTGACCGCCCGTGCTGCCGGTACCCgccagctgcctcaggagtcccccaaTCTAACCAGGCttgataggactccttcttcagcatcccttacttcctgTGTCCACCACCAGGTccggggattgccgccacgacaggcaccggagaccttacggccacagcttcGAATAGCCgtgtcaacaatggaagtggagaacatggttcattcggactcaatgtccccagcctcccttgTGATCTGGCCAAAAATCTGGTTGAAGATCTCCCcgacagagggttccgccagaagttcccagcagaccctcacaatgtATTTGGGTCTGCCAAGTCTGTCTAGCTTCCTCCCTTGCCAGTGGATCTGACTCACCAggtcggaggtcagatgacacgaccacaaagtcctGGTGCAACGTGCActgatggacacccttatgctttaacacggtgtttgttatggacaaactgtgactagcacagaagtccagcaATAGAACACCACTTGGGTTCAGATCAGGGAGGCTGATCACttccaatcacacccctccaggtaacactgttgCTGCCCACGTGAgggttgaagtcccccagtagtaCCGcagagtccccggttggagcactttCCAGTACTCCTCCCAGGGCCTTCAAGAAGGCCAGGTACTCTAtactgctgttcggcccataagccaaAACAACAGTAAGAGACCTATCCCAAACCCGAAGGCacagggaagcgaccctctcgttcactggggaaaactccaacacatggaggctgagctggggagctataagcaagcccacaccagcttgCCCACTCTCACCgtgggcaactccagagtagaagagagtccagcctctctcaaggagttgggttccagagccaagactgtgtgtggaggtgagcccAACTATCTTCTAGctggtaccgctcaacctcccgcactagCTGGAACTGGTTGCTCCTGTATTCATGATTCGGCTTTTCTTTCCTAGTATTTATTGTCGACGACGTGGCACCGTCCTCCACACTTCTTCACAAGATCACTCAGGATTTTATTCTGGCAGACAAAATCCTCAATCGTCTCTTCTTCAGGGAGCTGGTCACCATGAATGAAGAGAACTGTGGCATATTTGAAAGCTTCTTCAGAGAAGTATTCCTGTATTGTGTTGATGacttcctgctcctgctctgtGAATTTCTCCACTTTTGAGCACAATGAGAAAAGCACGAGGCCCAGGAGCACACTCTGTGATACACCTCACTATCTCAGGCTTCAGCTGCTCCTCAGATCTGTCTGTGTCAAAGAGACCAGAGTGATGCTTCTTCCATTAACAGATCTGGTTTCTGCTTGACATTGACTTGTTCCAGACCTAAAAGTGTGGCAGATAATGAACACATCTTCTCCAGATATGGTGTTAGCCAGGCTGCTTCTCCAGCTTTTCCCAAGATGACAATACTCTTTTCTGACACTCAGcgaaaataatattttacatcagtgtttgtgATTTTCGTGTGCAAGAAGATACACATGCTAAATTAAAGTTTTCATTGGTCAAAATCAAAAGCTACCAAAAAGTCATGGTACAGTATGATATACacaatatttttcacaattatGAATATGATTATTATCATCCTTTGTTATTAACAAGAATTATTGTGAATACAATGTTATTTTACTTGAGCTCCTtctaaagtgaaataaaaagacCTCCACGTCTGTGTAAACTCTAAATTTAATCTGTTCCATTTTCCCGGTGATTCATATTTTTaagttcagtttttattttttcatgtgtgaaatgtataaaaaaggTTTTCACAAGTTCTCTCTTCTATACACATACAtggagaaaaatgaaaagtcaCAAACAATGGGCTGTAAGTCAagtgtgtattttatttattcatttacttaATCACAActttcaaataaacaaaagaaaagaaaaatccaaaacAGACTGTTACCAATTTACAGGATTTGGATAATATACATACTGGAAATAAACATGTATCGCATGTCCGCTCTTCATCACCAAACAGTtgtagatgaagaaaaacacatgcgTGGATAAAATAAACTTACAAGGGCCAACATGGCTTGAAGTATGTGATGACAAGTAATCCAAGCACAAGTAAAAGCAAAACACTTAAACTTCAGCATTACAGGCCACAGAAATCTGAGacccatctttttaaaaaaagtgtgttcAAACAAGTTCAATgtcttttacatgtttttttcttaaaaataaatccTCATCTCAACAGTAGCCAATATTTTTAGAAGACAAGAGAACATTGCCACAAGTCTCAAAACACTGAGCACCGACCTTGAAATGTGGGGGACTCATAACACTCGATCATATGTTATGATTGTATAGTGATCATTTGACCTTGGTTGACATCATCCCCAACATTCCTACCAATGGAATTTCTCATTTCTGAATGGCTGACATAATTCTGAGCCCCACAGAGTGCTGATGGTGACGTGACCGGACCTAAAAATTTGGGCGAGGTGGGATTCAACATTCATTTGTAGAATTTTTCACCATTAAAAATCACATCCTCTCATCTGTCATATGATGTCCATATATTGAAGGGGCCAAGTACAGCCTGATCAACAGTGGCGCACATCAACCACCCCAATAATATGTTTCTTTACCACAGTTTGATCAGCTCTGCATAAGATCCACTGCTTGACTGAGCTCCATCATCACTCATCCCTAACCCAggatagagaggctgagtgaatatGGTTTTTACTTTGTGGAGCAGAGCCATGTTTGTACCACAGATGCTATAAAAGGACAAAGTACCTTCCTTATAATCCAGGTAAACTCCAACCCTGGAGGTTCGATAGCCTGACACTCGTCCGCGCCAACCATTGTGTCGGAAATAGTAGCCTTGCTGGGAGCAGTCTAGACTCCAAGACTTGTTGTCATTACCAAACGCTGAGTTATATGTGGATTGTTGACTGATGTCTTTGTACGACACCGCCACAGACCAGGTACTACCTCGCCAAGTGACCTCCCAGTAACATTGCCCAGACAAACCCTCGCTGCACAACACCTGCCTAATATCCGTCCCGACATTAATCCGTCTACCTGAGTAGCTATCATAataacactgaacattttttttattcgtCGCCCGCCGATTTTCTTGTGAAACGGACACATATTTGGAGACTGTGTTCTGATCCAGTGTTAGAGGACAGCAATCTGACAgaacaaaagaggaaaacaaattcAATCAACCTTTTGATATTTAGATTATGATTAATGCACTGGTATACAGAGTATTCACTCTCTTGgatatttttccctttttggtCAACATAATTTGGCTCTTCTGACAAAAATGTCTTCATTGTAAGTGCAAATAAAGTAATGTCAATTCATTAAAAACTGATTGTAGtataaagacacctgtgtctGAAGGTCCAGTCACTGGTTAATCAGTATTTCTGGTTATAATTACACCATAAAGGCAAAAGAACACTACAAGCAACACTGTGTAATGGTTATTGAAATGTATAAGTTAGgggatggatacaaaaacatGTCCAAGTCACTGAACATCCCCTGGAGTTCAGATACATCTATCCAAACTCAATGAACATACAAGGGGACCAGTAAAAGAGACCAAGGAGTTTAAAGCCTCAGCAGCTGAGATGGGAGAGACTCTTTATACGACAACTGTTGCTCAGGTTCTTCACCAGTCAAAGCTTTGTGGGAGAGTGGCAAAGTCACTGTTGATCACATTAAATCTCAGATAGAGTTTACTCAAATGCATGTGGGAGACTCCAAGCTCAACTGTTAGACTGACCATATTAACCATCATTCCATTTATAATAGCACTAAAAGGGGAAACCATCTGAGGGGGGTGAATACGTTCTATAGgaactgtgtttttaaatgtgaagaATCAAATGTTTTACTCACAGTGTAAAAACTCGTCTCTTGTCTTTGGTTCAGGTGGCTTCACAACATTTGTAAGAGACactataagaaaaaaaataatattaataccACTGAACCTGAATCAAACCACTGTATACCCCGGGGTTTTTATATACTGCAAGGCTCACAAAAtgcagcttttgcacacctgTGGACTGACAGGTACATAGGAGAACGAAGGCTGACGAAATCAGGAAAAGAACTCCTGCACACTGTTGGCTTCACTTGCAATcaattttaataacatttttggtACTCAGAAATGTGAGATAACCTGATGAATTACCAAAACATTGTTATCTAAATGCACTGCAAGTGAATTTAACAGTGTGCAGGAATTTTTTCAtgatatttctttaaaaagaaaaaaagtgtacCCATTTTGGAGATCTTGGGCCATTTTTCATTCAAGATGCTCTCTAGATCATCCCTCAGCTGAGACACACCGTCAGTCACAGCTTTGAACGAAAGTTTAGGACAAGCAAAAGGACCAGCACGCACATCTGGATTGTCacaggagatggagagggacttgaaagtctgaaataaagtaaaagaaTTTTTATTAGCACTTTTTACAAGTGTCAAAGTTTTCAGCCCAAATTATAACAGATCAATAGTTAACTTTTGGTTAACCAAGACTGAGttgttatagaaaaaaaaaaaacaacaacaaaaaaactcagTCAGCAGATGTCACCTTTGGTTCATGTATTCAGCTGAGCTTTGCTAGAGTTTTACATGGTTTAAGCTTCTACAGTTACAGACGGTGAGTAAGTGCTTTAGCTTGTTTCATCAATTGGGATTgacacaacataaaaagaaataaaaatctaCGGAGTAATAAAATACCAATTAACAGACACAATTGCTCCTCTCTGGTCCTGTACAGTTCCTCTCTAGTACCTGAATGAAGTGGATGTTGTCGTCCACATGAGAAAGCTGTTCCAGTTCAGAgtccctcctcctcagcttgGTGATCtcgtcctccagctgcagctgcagctgtttgcCCTGAATGACGGCAGTCTTCTCCTGGCTTTGCATCAGCTGCTTCACCAGAGAGCGTTTCTTATTTATGGAGACGATCAGCTCATCAAAGATCTTGTCGCTGGTCTTCACTGCAGTCCCGCTACAGCTCTGTTCATATGAAGACAGTAAGTCTTACAAGCACATCTTGCCAgagatcaaaacaaacacaggatcACTTCATACTGAAGTCTAACATCCACACCTTGAACTCCTTCAGCGCTTGGACCAGCTGATTAAGCTCCATTTCTCTCTGCTGGACTTTCTTTTGACTCACATTTAGCCGTTTCTGAAATAATAGTACACGGTTTTGTTGATACAATCAGTACTTATTCTATTATTTCAGTCACAGGTGGTAATAAAAGTTTACAGTTTCATGATCACTagttcatctgtgtgtttgcttctACCTGTTCCTCagccctctctgctgcagctgacactgttcTGTGGCCTTTATGCTCATATATAATGCACAGGTAACAGATGCACATCTTGTCCGTCTGGCAGTAGATCTCCATCAGCTTGTTGTGCTTCGTACACATCTTCTCCTGCAGTGGGATTGTAGCAGAGACCAGCTGGTGCTTCTTCAACACAGGAACACTGTAGTGAGGCCGGAGGTGAGTCGGACAGTAAGATGACAGACACGTCAGGCAGGACATGGTGGCTTTGTTGGGTTTGGCCTCAGAGCAGAAATCACAGGCAACATCTGACGGGCCGGCACAGGCCACAGCAGCAGGGGGAGGAGCCTGCTGGGTGCTTGTCTTCTTCAGATTTAGAACAACCTAGGAGGCAACAAAATGGAAGGTGAATATAAAGGTTTTTGTGTCATTTAATGTGTGATTTATCCATTGCCAGTTGAAACAAGGTGTTCAATGAGCTGCTGGGAGGTATGTCACGTTTCAGACACGGAAGTAGCAGGACACacccgaaaaaaaaaacaggctttcACAGCAATGAGATGACAATGTGAGgctttttacaaggaaagaaaaaaaatctaatgtaCTGTATTTAATGCCGAAGTTACAGGAAGGCGCCAATGAGTCAGAATCCATTGTAGCCGTTTCACAGAGTgtgttaagtttctcctcatgacGCAGCAGCTCTTAAAATTACACAATTTGCAAGGGAGTCTGGGATATCGCCAACTGCTTGAAACAACTCCATACATGCTCATAAGAGATTTACTGAAAATACTTTTAGATTTGAAAGATACCAATCATTTTAAAGATGTTACAGTTAAACTCTTTACAACTATTCGGCCTTTAAAAGACAACAACCTTCCAGCCATAGGTTCGTACTCACAACCCTTCCTACCTCAGCCAGCATGTTGTTCTTCCTCAGCACaggtctctgactgaactcctCTCTGCACTGAGGACAGCTGtactttcctctctgctcctcctggtCCCAGCATCCCTCAATACAGACTTTGCAGTAagtgtgtccacagggaatggTGACCGGCTCCTTCAACAGCTCCAGACAGACTGAACAGCAGAAATGACTCTGGTCCAGGTCTAtgccctgctgcagctgctgctcagccATGTTGACGAGTGTGCAGTGAAGAGAGCTCCTAAGTTTGGTCTTATCTAAAGCTGCTTCCTACTGTGGCGGGTCATCCAAGAGCAGCCAATGAACATGTTTATTGGTTCCATTAAGTCACATGACAAAGAGGGCAGTGCTTCAATCACACACCTGTGCTGATCCCACTGTGTATCAACACAGGTGGGTTAAATAACACAA containing:
- the LOC115589545 gene encoding tripartite motif-containing protein 16-like — protein: MAEQQLQQGIDLDQSHFCCSVCLELLKEPVTIPCGHTYCKVCIEGCWDQEEQRGKYSCPQCREEFSQRPVLRKNNMLAEVVLNLKKTSTQQAPPPAAVACAGPSDVACDFCSEAKPNKATMSCLTCLSSYCPTHLRPHYSVPVLKKHQLVSATIPLQEKMCTKHNKLMEIYCQTDKMCICYLCIIYEHKGHRTVSAAAERAEEQKRLNVSQKKVQQREMELNQLVQALKEFKSCSGTAVKTSDKIFDELIVSINKKRSLVKQLMQSQEKTAVIQGKQLQLQLEDEITKLRRRDSELEQLSHVDDNIHFIQTFKSLSISCDNPDVRAGPFACPKLSFKAVTDGVSQLRDDLESILNEKWPKISKMVSLTNVVKPPEPKTRDEFLHYCCPLTLDQNTVSKYVSVSQENRRATNKKNVQCYYDSYSGRRINVGTDIRQVLCSEGLSGQCYWEVTWRGSTWSVAVSYKDISQQSTYNSAFGNDNKSWSLDCSQQGYYFRHNGWRGRVSGYRTSRVGVYLDYKEGTLSFYSICGTNMALLHKVKTIFTQPLYPGLGMSDDGAQSSSGSYAELIKLW